AATCCAGAACGTTGAATTTTTTTCAGCATTTTGGAATTTCTTGAACGCTGACATCGTCTTGGAATTTCCATAGAATACTGAAATTTTAAGAATTCTAAAAATTTCAGAATGCTAGAAGAAGAAAGGGGAAAGATATAGAGAACTATTTTTAATATTGATTTTAACATTTTAAAGTTAAaagtaaaaaagtaaaatttttcaaaatatcATAGTTTTTTAACGGAGTTAAAATATTTGTCTTGATTTTGTTAACGACAGAAACCATAAAGTttgttttataataaaaaacctCACACATACCGATATATAAAAACGTGAAACCACatcaattttatttaaaattaactctAAATATTAAGAACCAAATGTATTACTAAAAGTATGAAGATTAAACCATAtctactaataaattatttactttttaataattaattgttttattttgaaatgaATTGAATGATAATAAAAGGAAAATCAAGACATAAAATATTCTTTTCAAAATCTGCAGTGGTCTTCCCGTTCTGGTCCCGTCCCCAAACGATAGGCTACACTGTCATTCATTACCGTTAGCTAACCTTACGACTATTTTCCTTGACCTGGTCGTTGCTTCTTCAGGTCGCCGTTTTTCCGCCGGAAAGTCTTCCATTGTGGTAAATCTTCgccttattcttcttcttgttgTTAGCATCCTTATATGATCTTTGGTTCTTCAATCATATCTGAAATTTGGCTCCAAGCATTGTATTTAAGACGACCTTTTTCTGCAATTTAAGCTAGGtcattgtttatttttattttgatatgaTGTAACAGGAATTCCATAATTGGAAATTTGAGGAGATGTGCCATCAGAATTGTTGTGTGCATTTGTCCGTAGAAGAGGCGATAGCAGCTGATGAAAGTCTTTTAATCTATTGCAAGCCTGTTGAGCTTTATAATATTCTTCACCGTCGTTCTCAATACAATGTAATGTCTGTTTtcctattaattttaattttttcttttaaatttccGTCTTTGCTTTTACAGTTTAGTGTCAATCATGGCTTATTTTTTATTGTGACATTTTCTGGATTCGCTTCACGGGCTTGTGCCATTCTGTTATAGATATTCCTGGCATGCTAATCAAGTGCCTTTTGCTTTTGTAGCCTTCTTTTCTTGGAAGATGTTTGCGTTACAAAATAAAAGCAAAGCAGAAAAGGTGTGAACTTTCACCTTAATGgtttactaaaaaaaaagggcggcccggtcgcattacgcgtccccgctgagcgagggtccggggaggggtcccaccacaagggtgtattgggggcaagccttcccttgccaatttaattggcaagaggccgctcctaagactcgaacccgtgacctcaggtcacacggcaacaacgttttaccgttgcgccaaggctcgccctctaccTTAATGGTTTActaatatcattttttttcatggcattattttgttttatttgcaTCACCCTTAATTCCAATGGAGGCTGTTGATCGGGATAAAAATCGAGCTAAAAGAAGAGCAtggttattgttttttttttaaatatctcCTGAAATAGCATTATGAAGCTTTCTTTATGAATCAAATTGGGAGCTTCTGGAACTACATTCAATTCTCATTTTGTCACATCTTGTTCTCTCGTATAGCCATTGGTCTTGTTGACGGGTTAATATACTTGTCCAGGTTGCCAGGGGGAATTGTGATTTTTAACTATAGAGATTACAGCAACAAACTGCAAAAGACTGAAGGTACCTTGACCTTTTCATGaagagtttctttaaactaatcATTTTTTTTGGGTAATTTGCTGTTATTTGCTGTGTTGGAGTTGTTATAGATAATGGATTTGCTGTTAAAATGTCATACTAGTCGTCTTTGGTTGCTAAGGCTGTATATGCTTAAACGTCTTCATTGAGTTAGGCATTCTTTTCTGATAAACAATGTTAAGTGAAAATGAattctttaattatttttaactcCATATTTGGCTAGTATATCCCTTATTCTGAATTTGGATGGCAACAGTTGGACTCATGTTTCTAATCTTGACTGGATCTTCATTATTGCTGGTAGTCTGTATTAGCATTTTAAATGGTTCCATTCCTTAACTTGAAAAATCGATGTTCTATGTTTTGAATGCTTTAATAATTCATAAGGTGATCCAAATGTGACTTGACGCTTTTCATGAGTTAAACTTGCCTAGAATGCTCTACAATCTAAACATCATGGGTTAACTCTTCTTATGAGATGGATTATGAAAACTTAGTCAATGGTTGATTGAACTAGGCCAGAGATTGATATAAGATCTACGATTGGGCCTTAATTataagcttgagcttttagttcaattggttccatgatatggtatcagagcctcttggACCAAACGGTTGAGGATTCGAGTcctggcaacctcattaatttgtggaattcaAACACATGGTGGAATGAGCCTGTGTTGTACACCCTGCAAACCCAGTGGGGGTGTGCCAAAGATTGATATAAGATCTACGATTGGACCTCAAAGGCTAATTacttttattttgcttttttgaTGGCCATGAAATTTAGCTAGTCATTGGcaaggggaaggcttgcccccagtccacccttgtggtgggacccctccccggaccctcgctcagcggggacgcgtagtgcaccgggccgccctttttatgGTCCTCTGTTGCTGACCTATATATCGTTTTCATTGACCTTGATAAAGCTTATAGTATAGCACGTAAAGAGCTTTGGGGTGGGTGTTGGAGAAAAACAAGATTCATGTTAGATGTAGCAATGCAACTAAGAACATCTATAATGGAGTTTGCACAATTGTGATTTGAACCTCAAGTGGGGAACCGATGGAATTCCctataatggttggattatggTAGCAAATACTTAGTAGGATCTAAAGAAGAGAAATGAGAATGATAATGGAAACAAGGGCTTGTATTAATGAAATGCAATAGAACTGTGAAtgttagatacaaaaagagaaagGTAATCATACTAAGGAATACCCTCCACAGGGACACAACTTCTAATCCCCCTGTCACCACAAGTAATTTCCCAAAAATAACAttattattagatttatcaGAGGATCTTACAAGCATTAATGAATGGAAAAGAAAAATCCATATGATCAAACCCAACTAGTTAGGACTATGGCTTGGTTGTTATTTTTGTGGAACTACTTGCTATTTATGATGTGCATTGATTGCTCCATATCTCttgtttcctttattttctcattTGTAGATCAACAAATTTTGTTAAGCTGACATATAATAATGATGCCTTGATGTATTTCTTAGATTTAGCTTCATAAATTATCATGGGCTTGATATGGGTATTCTCTGATACGAATCACAATCTGTTGTGTCCATaatataatttgattttatttacGCTGTTGATGTAGCGCTGTTGGGAATTTGATGAGACTCGTAGTTTGAGAAACAAAGTGAGGAATCATGGGGAAAGATCCTGGGCATATAATATAACTGTAGGCCTCTTGTATTTGTTTAATCCTTCTTTTCATCACTTACTATAGATTTATCTCCCTTAGAATTAGCATCTTATCTAAATTTCTTTCATTAAGGAGTAGAACATGATTAGGAAGCATTAATTGCATTTTTATATTTGCCATATGTTGCGTGCTTTGCTTTATTGAGCTTCTGAGTATTGCTTCCACTTTCTTAACTTACAGTAACTGAAGACTACTCCTGTCCGTTTTGCTCAATGATGTGTATGAACTTTAAGGTGGGTTTTCTATCTGCAAAATATAGCTAGctatttattttcttatgttaTTCAGTCCTGATATTGATACTCATGAAATTTAAGGTTCAGTAATGGGCTAAAGAGAAAGGGCCCTagatcatattttttttgtttgcaaATCCACATATCTTTTGTTGGCAAGAATTTGGTTCATACatgtaaaaattaaatatttcttGCCATACACTAATTGTTCATTCTATTGAAAAAATTCCATATTCGCTGACTGATTATAAATTGATGTCGATAATTAAGTTTTGATCCTCTTTACCCGTAAATGAAAATTTAATTGTTATTCACAGGGTCTGCGACACCATTTGTCCTCTTCACATGATCTATTCAACTTCGAGTTCTGGGTTGGTAATAATAATTCATCTCCTTTTGTACATTTAGTgtttgtagaaatataaatgaAGAAGCATTTATTTTGCAGGTGAATGAAGAATACCAAGCAGTGAATGTCTCAGTGAAAGTAGATAGATTTTTATCTGAGGTCCGAACTTTACCCTATCTGTTTTTCCATATAAAGTTCGGAATTTGTTGAATTTCAGAGAGATATGACATtcaaattaaatcaaattactAACCTGTTAACTcaaattttatttcaaattttaactaaaaattctttattACTTTCTGAGGGACCCATTACATTTTAtttccaaaaaaataaataaaataattacctTCCCTGCATATAAGCAAAGAGCATCAAAGCTTATGTTTCATTTCTCTCTCGTTTTACAACATTTTTTTCCTTGACACATGCTGCATTGAATATTCCGTATGATGAGCATCATACTTGGGCCTTCAAGTTTGGTAGAAGCTTGCATGAATTTGCATAAAAATTATCTTCTAATTTGAACTATACATACAGACTCTTGCAGATGGAGTAGAGCAGAGACAGCAGGCATTCTTCTTCTGGTAGGTCTTAGATAAGATCCACTGTCTCATTTTGTTAAGTAGTAGAAAACCAAAGGTTAACTCAATTTTATGCACAGCTCACGGCCTCGAAAGCGAAAATCCAGAAACCATGATCAAAATGAAAAGCAAATTTGTGTTCAGTTCTTGGAATTGGATTCACCCAAATTACCTGGGGAAGCCAACGGAATTTTGAGGAAGGATGATGGTAATGTTTCTCCACTGCTACCTTTAGGCTTTGTTTGTGTTACCAAATATCATTCAAAAGGAATAAATCAGACCAGCTGTAATTAGTACCAGCTGTATTAGCTGTAATTAGCGTTACAATTAGTATTTAGGTTTTATCTCCTACCCTATATAGGACCCTTgaggtatatatatatgatatatattTCATTGAACATAATATACTGAATATAATTATCACAGTAAGTTCAGTTTCAGTTTGGATTAATTCATGAGCAAAAAAAGAAGTTCAATTGAATCAAATtccatcaaaatgaaaatttccaaACTAGGGGTTAATGTTTCTGTTATTAATATTTGAATGTTCCAGTTATGTGCCTTCCAATTTTAATCATACATGAATATGGTGCTTTGTGGATAGTAACACTTGTAAGGTGCAAGTAATTGCTTTATTCTTGGAGGTTGAGTAAAATCCTTTACTGAAGAGAGAAGGATCAAAGGCAGGGAAGGAAAAGATGAGAGCTGATGGAATGTTCCATTTCATTTTCCTTTTGCTGCAGAGGAGGTGGACACAAGATTGCATATGATAGACAACTTTCCAACCTTTGGGAAGAAGGTCTGTGCATTACTAATGATGTAGAGCATGAATTGACATATGAAATACACTGCTTGTATACCAGGAATCCTCCACTCAAAGTTCATTTTCAAGAGGCCATTACCCAGTTGTGTTTCTGCTTATGACATTGAATTGAAAAGGAGAATTTTTATCATCTTCTTTTTGAAATTGATGATCTAGAGGTTTATTGTTATGGTTGCAAACGAAGACTTTTTGCATTGCTCCAGACAAGGACCTAGATAATTGCTAGAAATCCCTTTATAATTTCCTTCCCACAAATTCTATGTGGGATCAGAGGATTGCAAGTCAATCAAATTCCCAGGCAGTTCAAAACATCTGCAGTTAGCTAGATCATTGCTTTCTTCTTATAGCCGTGATAATAGTGAAATTGAATCTGCTGAATTCTTGAATTTGGTTTTCATAACATTTCCACTCTGCATTATTTGAAGGGCTGTAGACTATAGCATTTGTTGGCATGCCCTCTGGTTCTTCTTAAAAAATGCACAGTACCATGTAGCTTGAATTAAGAAAGGGTCCATCTTCAGTTAGAATCATTTATGTTGCTATTAGTATACTTcttatttgttttgttttagttGGTTTTCATAACTTTTTCATTCTGCAATATTTGAAATTTAAGGGCTATAGCCTATAACATCTGCTGCCATGTCCTTTGCTACTTCTCAAAAAATGTGCGGTACCACTAAGCTTGAATTAAGAAAGGGTCCATCTTCAGTTAGAACCATTTAAGTTGCTATCAGTATACTGCTTAatggttttgttttgattttgacAGTCCATGTCCGTGTTGTACCAACCTTGGACACTCAATTGTTCCATGTTGAAAATAATGGATTGTGAATTGTTAGAGATACATCTGTATTTTAGAATAATTTATCTGCTGGATATCCTCCATTCCATCTTCTATTGCTCCTACACTTGGTTCTGTATGGAATTATGGAACGAAAtaatgtttttcaattttagtgCCTGTCAACTAGTGCTTGTCAATCTATTACTACATCCACAGAGTCAAGTCTGATAATAACTGGATGTGTTGAATCTAgtgtcttttcaaatttttattctGCTAGATGTTTACTTTCTAGTGTTGCTTTACTGGGTTATATAGTGGAATCATTAAATACTGCTTTTTAATCTATTAGTAGATGTGTTCCATCTTTGTTTTCCTCATGGTTGCATGTTTTCTAAACATTCCTGGATTTTAATCTCAACATTAGGACTGCAACTGATGTCCATATTTTAGATGATGTATCTTGTATAGAGATTTACATACTCGATCTTGCATAGGTGAAAATGCTTCCAAGTCATCTTCCAATGAGAAAGATTTGCACAACTCTAGGCACGGAGCAGAAAATTCTGGTGCCTATTATCCTAATGGAACAGAGTTGATGGAACGTGTTGCATCAAGCTCTAATATCCCAGGTGTTTCAATTGCCATGGCTCAATCTTCTGTAGACTTTGAGTGCATTAAATCACAAGTACTGCCTGTTGGGATCCATGTTGCAAAAGCAAGGAAGTTAACTGTGGAACGGTCAGACCCTAAAAAGTATGTTCCACCACTGTACTAATTTATTTGTGCAGTATTCTATTGACTTGTGAAAATACTGTGTTTCCCCTTGAATTTTTATGGAGAAAAGCTTTATCCTCTGGAAATCCTTAGTAATGCCATTGAATGGTTTTTAAGTCACTTTTCAAGGTAGAGATAGAGACCAAATGTGCTTAGTGATTTGTGTGCATCCATTTCCTTTTTGCTGAATAGAGAACCTCTAAGTGCTACGGGATTCTCGACTTGACCCACAATGTGTTTGCATCTTATCTTTAATCTTCATTTTATGGTGGCAAATGACAACGTTATTTCAGATACACTTGATAATCATTGATGCATATGACCATATATTTGTTTCTAACAATAATTTTTCTCTTTGAAGGATGCTTTACCATCCAGTTATTATCATTCTTATATTTGCTGTTTCTTCTGGAACAAAAATTTTCGACCATTGATGCATATGACCATATATTTGTTTCTAACATTAAATGTTCTCTTCAAAGATACTTTGCCatccaattattattttttattttatttttgctgTGTCTTTTGgaacaaatttttttgggccTGTGCACTCATATAAGAATCTCAGATAGGGCTTTGGTGTTTTAGCTCTTAAGATTTATTTTATGCTAGAAAGAGTAGTATTCTGCTCTGTTCACAAACTCAATTATAGTTTCTGTTGTTTCCCTTAACTATTTTCTCTTTTAGGATGCTAATGTATTATCTATTTTAAATTTCTTTTGCCAGCCGTGCACTCCTGCAGAAGCGACAGTTTTATCATTCTCATAGAGTTCAGGTGATGAATTATCATTTGTCTTAATAGAAAATTTTGCTCTTCTATCTACTTCAAGAAAAATCTCATAAAGAAGATTTATACTGGTGTAGAGAATAAATTTGGTCGACAAGGAAATGAGAACTTGTGAATGATTGTGATGAGAATCAACTCAAAAAAGATAACAATAACAGAGAATAAAAGTATTATTTATAAAGTGAAAATTCAGCGAAGCAGATCAAGttctaaagaaaaagtaaaacagATGGCCAAACAAGATAACCAACATCAGAAAGGAATTCTGCTATCCCAAGCCTAATTAACAGAATACTCATCATGCCTCCTACCCTCTAGCCAAAACCCAAGAAATAACTAACTTCTGCTGGTATCAGCAGCCAAGTGGGAGCCTTCTAGAATAGGTTCTCCGTATATTAGGTCCATGGCTCAATTGATTTAACCATGGACCTTTAGCATTATTGGTATCAAAAGGCTCATAACTTCAATAAAGTGGTTCTTAGTTCATATTGGAGCTAGCGAAGTCCTTATATTGCTAAAATTTTGAAGTTGCAATTTGTGTGAAATAGGTTTCAAGAAATAAGTGACTTTTCTAGAAACTTGCAGAAATTTgtgtaatttaattatgaccCCCTGTTTCCTTTCTTTTTCACCATCTACCTTAATATATTTACTTCTGTTCTTGAAGCCTATGGCACTAGAACAAGTACTGTCTGATCGAGACAGTGAAGATGAAGTTGATGACGACATAGCGGATTTTGAAGATAGGAGGGTATGCTTGATGATTTTATACATTTTGGCTTTATATGCGTGTTTGTGTTTTAAGATTGTTATTCAGTAGTAGAAATTGTTTTTCCTGCATATTGTATTTTGTGGAACTAGTCAGAGCCTTTTGTCTTGTTAAATTCTCATTGTGGAATCACTCATTGGCTTGCATGACCTGTGCTAGGCAACATTCGGCAAGGCAAAAGCTTAGGTTAGGGCATAAATACTTCTACTTGCAAATTACATGTAGACCAATATTGAGAATCCTGTAATTAAATAACATACTTGTATATATGATGAACTTGCTTTATTATGATTTATCACTAGCGTTGTGTACTAAGTGTACTTTATACTCTTCAAGTTGGACTAATTTCTCATTCATATGGAAACTTGGATCAAATGGGTATAACAATATTTAGAAGAATTCTGTTAGTTAGTTGGACTAATTCATGTTTCCTGAAATTAAACTTTCCTTAGCAAGCTCTacaaaaatgttaaaaatattcatgAAGAGATAAAACTATGGGCACTGGATCTCAGCACACCGTGATAGGATTATAAGAACTTCATCTTATTACTAATATTTCTTGTTCATTTAATTTGCGTTCAATTTATTTTACACAAGTTGATCATTGCTACATAATAAgtcaatgtaattaatgaataGCATACCTAAGGCTGCTGGTAGGGTCAATATGTCTCTTTGATTGCAGGAGTAATATCAGGagctacttgtatatatatgtgtgtattGCTCCTAAGTAAAATATATTCATGTAGGCTCTTAATCTATATGGTATCCCATGGATTTCTCTCTATTTCCATGGTCCATAACAATCATTATCAATCTGAAATTATGTCAACTTGAAAACAGAAAGTTTGCAAATCTGTGGAATATTTTCATTCAACCATGTTTTATGTAAG
The DNA window shown above is from Euphorbia lathyris chromosome 1, ddEupLath1.1, whole genome shotgun sequence and carries:
- the LOC136209601 gene encoding polycomb group protein EMBRYONIC FLOWER 2-like yields the protein MCHQNCCVHLSVEEAIAADESLLIYCKPVELYNILHRRSQYNPSFLGRCLRYKIKAKQKRLPGGIVIFNYRDYSNKLQKTEVTEDYSCPFCSMMCMNFKGLRHHLSSSHDLFNFEFWVNEEYQAVNVSVKVDRFLSETLADGVEQRQQAFFFCSRPRKRKSRNHDQNEKQICVQFLELDSPKLPGEANGILRKDDGENASKSSSNEKDLHNSRHGAENSGAYYPNGTELMERVASSSNIPGVSIAMAQSSVDFECIKSQVLPVGIHVAKARKLTVERSDPKNRALLQKRQFYHSHRVQPMALEQVLSDRDSEDEVDDDIADFEDRRMLDDFVDVSKDEKQLMHLWNSFVRKQRVLADGHVPWACEAFSKFHGQQLVRSPALFWCWRLFMVKLWNHGLLDSCTMNNCNVILDGCQDAKADAVKTEREDNE